A stretch of DNA from Campylobacter concisus:
ATAAATGGCGGCGCGCACGCAAATAATAGCGTTGATTTTCAAGAATTTATGATTATGCCATTTGGCTTTAGCACATTTAGCGAGGCGCTAAGAGCCGCAACTGAAATTTATCACAAGCTAAAATCTATCCTAAACGCAGCTGGCCACAGTACGGCTGTCGGTGACGAGGGTGGTTTTGCTCCAAATTTAAAAGACAACGAAGAGCCACTAAAGCTTATCTCACAAGCTGTAAAAGAGGCTGGATATGAGCTAGGCAGCCAAATAAAGCTAGCCCTTGACGTTGCTTCAAGCGAGCTTTACAAAGACGGCAAATACGAGCTTGAGGGCAAGAAATTTAGCAGCGACGAGCTCATTAGCTACTACGAAAAACTTTGTGAAAAATACCCGATATTTTCTATCGAAGATGGCCTTAGCGAGGACGACTGGAGCGGCTGGGCTGAGCTTACAAAAAGGCTTGGCAGCAAAGTGCAGCTAGTTGGCGACGATCTTTTTGTCACAAATGAGAAAATTTTACGCGAAGGTATCGAGAAAAAGATCGCAAATGCAATCTTAATCAAGCCAAATCAAATAGGCTCAGTCACACAAACTATGCAAACTGTCCGCCTTGCTCAAAGAAACGGATATCGCTGCATAATGAGTCATAGAAGCGGCGAGAGCGAAGATGCATTCATCGCTGACTTTGCAGTCGCACTAAACACTGGCGAGATAAAGACAGGTGCTACTTCAAGAAGCGAGCGCAACGCAAAATACAACCGTTTGCTTGAGATCGAGCTTGAGGCTGGAGAGTTTTTGGGGGATAATATTTGAGCGAAATTTTAGACGAATATGGCAACACTGATGGCATATTTCATAAAATTTTAAAATACATTAGACCAACATTACGCTACGTCATAGCCACCATTTGTGTGGCTATGTTTGCCTTTTATGTAGGCAATATGATGTTTGGCAAACGCTCACTTGATGTTATGCTAAGTCTTCAGAGTAAAAAAGATAGACTTAGCGAGGACGTGGAGATTTTAAAAAAAATGAACGCGCGCCTACAAAAAGATTATTTTGAATTACAAGGCCTTGAGCCAGACTTTAATAAAAAGTAGGAATGATGAAAAAAATTTGGTTAGTTTTATCTATATTTGCAGCAAGCGTGTTTGCTAGAGAGAACCCATTTATGCCTATTAGCGAGCTAAATACAAGCGTTATGACAACAAATATCATAGAAAAATTTGATAGCTTTGATTCTCTTTCGTTTAAATTTCCAAGCGATGCAGCGCTTTTACTAGATGTCACCATAAGATATAGAGCAAATGACGGCACTATAAAGGAAAAAAGGTTAGCTGATATAAATAAAACTATCAATTACAGCGATGAATTTGCTTTAAATAAGGTAAAAAATCCAGAACCAGTCGTAGCAAAAAAGCTAGATGTTTCGGTCACAATGGCAAATATGCCTAGCCAAAAAGTAAGCACTCCTGTGATAATAGAAAAAAATGAAACTAAAATTTCAAATAAAGATAGAAATAAAACTTCAGATATGCCAACTCCAAATGTTGTAGTGATCGATCTTAGCACAGACAAAACAAAAGAAACTACCATAAAGCCTGAACAAAAGGTGGTCGAGATAAAGATCGAGCCTAGTGCAAAGCCAGTTGATAGTGTCAAAAATAAAAAGGATGTTAAATTTCTAGGTTTTATAAGCTTTCTAGCTAATAGCAAAGAGCTAAAAATCGCTACAAAAGCTAAAAATTTAAAGCATTTTGCTTATGAGAAAAATAAGATCGTTCTTGACTTTGCAAGGCCACCAAGAAGCTTTAAAACTAAGAGCTTAAAACTTGAAAATGAACATTTTAAAAATGTGATCATAGGCTGGCATGATAGATATTTCAGAGTGGTTTTAGAGCTTGATAAGATGCATAAATATAAGCTTGAAGCCACTGAAAATGGATATGCGCTTAAGCTTTTATAGTTGAATTTTAAAAAGAGTAGATTTTATAAAATTTCAAATATAATACTTTTCAAAATAAAAATTTAAGGCTATTGGTTTGAAATATCCACTTGATTGTAAAGATAATTTTGAAAACTCATTTATTTTTTGGCTTACTCGCTACGTCAAATTTAAACTTAGCTCACTTTCGAATAAAGAGCTTCGAGATCCAAAGGCACTTGCAAGTGTAAATTTCGCTCTAAGCCGCGAGATAAAAAACATTGATCAGCTTGATGGCTTGGTAAAAAGCGCGAGAAATGCAGGACTTACTGGCATAAATACCTACTTTAATCCACTTAAAAAAATATATGAAACGATGAAATTTTACGAGCTTAGTAGCCTAAAGCAGATCGATGAAGAACTGCTAAGCGAAATACTGGCTAGCACAACCGGCGGACTAAGCGACGCTAGTAAGAAAAATTACCGCATCTCAGTGATAAATTTCTTTGCGTTTTTAGACAAACAAAACGAAGAGGATGGCAAGGCCCATGTTTTTGATATAAATTTAAAAAACTGGGGCGGAGTTAGTGGCAACAAAGGGCAAAAGTTGCCTGAGTTTATGGGCGAAGATGAGGTCAAAAAATTTCTAGATGCGATCGAAGAAAGTGACTTTAAGCAAAACTCAAATCGCAATAAGCTCATAATAAAAACGATAATTTTTACTGGCATTCGTGTGAGCGAGGCTCTAAATTTAAAGCGAAAGGACATCACTGAAGATGGCGATCTTTTTATCATTAGGATCCGAGGCAAAGGTAACAAATACCGCATCGTTATGATAAAACGCCACCTAATAGAAGCTCATCTAAATGCGATTGCAATAAACTACATCAACAAAGAGGGCTATCTTTTCATAAATAAAAAAGGCACCAGACTGACGCAAGCCTATGTAAGTCGCATAGTGGAGCAGATCCTTTTTAAAGCTGGTATCAGAAAAGAGAAAAATGGTGCTCACATGCTGCGTCACACCTTTGCAACGATGCTTTACAAAAAGCAAAAAGACCTTGTTTTGGTGCAAGAAGCTCTAGGTCATGCAAGCTTAAATACCTCGCGAATTTACACACACTTTGATAGTGACAAGCTAAAACTCGCTGCAAAAGTAGCTGAGGATCTAGCAAACTAGAGCGCTTAAAGCCAAAGCAAACTAGCAATACTAAATTTAACTCATGCAAAATTTAAAATATTATTTAACTATGAAACCCTATAAATATATGAGGAAAATTTAGCTTGCAAGCAGCCTAAAAGCTTGCTCTGTATCTAAATTTACAATCCACCAGTCAAAAGCTCTTACAAAAAGTGAAATTTGGCAAGCAAATTTTACTCTACTCGCCAAATTTATATCAAACTAGCCGATCTTTCTTATCTTTGCAGGAAGTGCTTGTCTAGCGCAAGTGCCAACCAACCAGTCATTTAGGCTAAATTCGCCATTTCTTTTTGGATCAAGAAGTCCAAGCTTGTTGTGATTGACTCCTTTTTCTAAATTTGCGATCCCAAAAGCTGGCTTTCCATCGACAATGTGCGTTCTTATACCAAACTCATCATGTCCAAACCCATGCTCTATACTAATAACCCCGCTAGCAACGCCGTCAGTAACAAATGCCTCACCAACTTGCGCACCATAAGGCGTAGTCACCTTCACCTTATCACCTGAGCGTATGCCTTGCTCGCTAGCCACATCTGTCGATATCCTTATGAAATTCTTAGGATGAACAGATCTTAGCCTTGGGCTAACAAAGGTGTAGAAGTGTTGGATATTTGACTTTCTTGAGCTTACTGTGTATTTCCACTCAGAGCGTGGGAAAAATTTCTCAAGCGGCGTGCCGTCACTTGCAACTGGTAGCATCAGACTTGGCACTCCTGGCATAAATTCGCCTGTTATTGAGTGTCTATGCCCACCAAGTGGCTCATAGTAGATCGAAGCTGGCGTAGGCGCTGGCACTTTTACGGTTGCTTTATCGCCATTATATGCGCTCTCGTAGCTATCGTATCTGCCGCCTTTTGCTAGTATGTGCGCTACTTTTGGCTTCTCTTCGTCTTTTAGATAAGGATCGAGTTTTGTCATCACTCTTGATATCTTACTAAGCTTTTTGTCCTCGTCACTTATATCTTTCACACCCTCGCCGTCAAAGGCTAAATTTGCTAGTGCAGCCGCGTAATACTGCTCTTTTACGTCAAGGTCCATGAAATTTCCGTCTTTGTCTTTGAAGGCATTTTTGCCAAAGCCTTTTAGTCCAAGCCTCTTTGCCACGGCTATATAAAATGCCTCAACGTCGATCACGCCGCCGTTTTTATCCTTTGCCTGCTTTGAGCTAACGGCTGGATAGCGCACAACTGAAGTTTTAGCAATCGTTCCCCAAAGAGAGTTTGGAAGTGCCCAGTTTTCTAAATTTACCCCATCTGGTACGATGTAGTCAGCATAGGCGTTTGTCTCGTTCATAAAGGCGTCTATGCCCACAAAAAGTGGTAAATTTTTACTATCTTTTAGCACGTCTAAGACCGCTCTTTCAAGTCCTGCTTGGCCGTAAAGTACGTTTGTCATGTAGTTTATGAAAACTTTTACTTTGTATGGATAGCCAGCCTTGTGGCTCGTAAGCGTTTCGTTTACAAGTGGCATAGAGATAGGATACCATGGCTGAGTTGATGGATAGCCGCTACCGCCAGCTGCCACTTTGCGCTTAAACTCCGAGCTAGTTTCGTAGTATTTGCCAGATCTTGATAAATTTAGTCCATTTGGCTTATAAGCACCCTCAAAGCTCTCAAGGTTATATCTGCCCTTTAAAAACTCGTGTGTGCCAGCACTTGCATTGACGTTGCCACCTTTGTAGCCGTAAGTGCCCATTAGCGTATTTAGACAAAGGATCGCATAAGTAGTCATACCAGCTTGCGTGTGCATCATACCGCCATGCACGTTTGTACTCACTTGTCTGCCATTTTTGGTGAAATTTTCACAAAGCCACAAAATATCATCTACGCTTACGCCGCAAATTTTTGAGTACTCCTCTAGGCTATGCTTGTAGGCTGACTCTTTTAAAAGCTGCATTGAGCTTTTTACCTCAACTTTTTTGCCGTCTATTAAAATTTTACCTTTGTAGTAGAGCTTAGCTGGCTCATTTACCTTGTAGCTTTGTATCTTGCCATCTTGCGAGCAGACCTGCCACTCGTTATTTATAAGTGCAAATTTGCCGTAGTCTTTGTGACCTTTTTCGGTGATGACTAGGTGAGTGGCGTTACACCAATGTATCTCGCCTGCAAGTTTTGCTTGGTCTAAATTTGGCTGAATAAGGTAGTTTGTGGCATATTTTTCATTTTCTATGATCCAGCGTATCATCGCCATGGCTAGAGCTGAGTCGGTGCCAGGCTTTATCGCTATCCAGCGGCCTTTGTCTGATGATGCGTATTTTACTGTGTTTGTAACGCTTGGATCGACTACCGCGTAGCTAAAGTCATCTCTAGTGCCTCTTGTGTAAGAGAGCATTTTTGCTTGCTTTTGGAAAGGGTTACTGGCGTTTGATGGCGAAGTACCCCAGTAGATGATAAATTTAGAATTTTCATAGTCTGGCTTAGTGTGTGCAAAGCCCTTTGCGTTATGTGCGATCTTGCCACCGACCCTAAAGCCACCGCCGCAAATTCCGCCGTGTGAGTAGTGGTTTATAGTGCCAAATGACTTTTTGACAAAGCGATCAACGATGTCAGAGCGTCCGTCGTATAGGTAAAAGCTTAAAAATTGATTGCGTTTGGTGCCATATTCCGGGTTTTCGCTGTCGATTAGCTCGTCACTATATATCGCTCTAAGGCCATCAACATGCCCCTCACCAAAGAGATCTCCGCCCTCTACTACCTCTTCTACTAGTTGCTCAAAGCTTATGCTCTTCCACTTACCCTCGCCCCTTTTGCCAACTCTTTTTAGCGGCGTTAGTATCCTTGCTGGCGAGTCTATCATCTCAGGCAAGATCGCTCCTCTAGCACAAACTGTGGCTCGCTTTTCATCTTCACCACTTGCCGTTGTGGCAAGGAGTGCGTCGTTTATCGAGGTGTCAAAATTTGCCCAGTGCAAATTTGCAAGTGGGTGGTATGGGTTGCCGCTACATCTTACAACTTTGTCGTTTTTCTCATCTACGTGAAGCCTTATGCCGCACTTCGTCGTACAGCCATGGCACATTGAGAAGACAACGCTATGTCCCTTGTTGAGTGAAATTTTGCCGTCTTTTACGTTAAATTCTGGCTCGAGCGAGTTTGACTGTGGTTTATAGTCGTCCTTTTCGCCATCTGCTAGCACAGCGCTCGCAGTTACTGTTGAGAGCACGGCTGATCTTTTTAAAAATTCTCTTCTTTGCATTACTTATTTCCTTTTACTGCGCTATCTCCTCGCTCCAGCTGATAACCTTTTGGTATCCGTTTTCAAGCTCGAGTTTCTTATCATTTTTAGCCAAAATTTCGCTGACTCCATGGTAAAACACCTGTGGATTTGTATTTTTAGGACTATCGATGACCATAGTCTCATGTGTGGCTAGAAATTTTCTGATATTTGAGTTAGGATCGTTAAGATCGCCTATGATACGACTACCGCCCACGCAGCTTTCTACACACGCTGGCAAGAGTCCTGCTCTTAGTCTGTGGTCGCAAAATGTACATTTATCAGCTTTATAGGTATGCAGGCTAAGATACCTTGCGTGATATGGACAGGCCTCCACGCAAAGCGCACAGCCTATACACTCTTTTGTATCAATCTTTACTATGCCATTACTTCTTTGATGGCTAGCACCAGTTGGACAAACATCGATACAGGC
This window harbors:
- a CDS encoding 4Fe-4S dicluster domain-containing protein, encoding MQQTLNSRRSFIAAAGLLFATTALKAAPKDFSGSGVRYGMAIDLTRCVGCQSCTMSCMMENDVQPGAFRTIVSEYEAKDKSGKMAVIASLPRLCNHCNNPACIDVCPTGASHQRSNGIVKIDTKECIGCALCVEACPYHARYLSLHTYKADKCTFCDHRLRAGLLPACVESCVGGSRIIGDLNDPNSNIRKFLATHETMVIDSPKNTNPQVFYHGVSEILAKNDKKLELENGYQKVISWSEEIAQ
- the eno gene encoding phosphopyruvate hydratase, which encodes MVFIEDVEAHEVLDSRGNPTVRATVRLSDGAEASAIVPSGASTGKREALELRDKDERYAGKGVLKAVSNVNEKIAEAVIGLDAYNQKAVDAEMLELDGTHNYSNLGANAVLGVSMAVARAAAKSLNIPLYRYLGGANASILPVPMFNIINGGAHANNSVDFQEFMIMPFGFSTFSEALRAATEIYHKLKSILNAAGHSTAVGDEGGFAPNLKDNEEPLKLISQAVKEAGYELGSQIKLALDVASSELYKDGKYELEGKKFSSDELISYYEKLCEKYPIFSIEDGLSEDDWSGWAELTKRLGSKVQLVGDDLFVTNEKILREGIEKKIANAILIKPNQIGSVTQTMQTVRLAQRNGYRCIMSHRSGESEDAFIADFAVALNTGEIKTGATSRSERNAKYNRLLEIELEAGEFLGDNI
- a CDS encoding AMIN domain-containing protein yields the protein MKKIWLVLSIFAASVFARENPFMPISELNTSVMTTNIIEKFDSFDSLSFKFPSDAALLLDVTIRYRANDGTIKEKRLADINKTINYSDEFALNKVKNPEPVVAKKLDVSVTMANMPSQKVSTPVIIEKNETKISNKDRNKTSDMPTPNVVVIDLSTDKTKETTIKPEQKVVEIKIEPSAKPVDSVKNKKDVKFLGFISFLANSKELKIATKAKNLKHFAYEKNKIVLDFARPPRSFKTKSLKLENEHFKNVIIGWHDRYFRVVLELDKMHKYKLEATENGYALKLL
- a CDS encoding tyrosine-type recombinase/integrase, which translates into the protein MKYPLDCKDNFENSFIFWLTRYVKFKLSSLSNKELRDPKALASVNFALSREIKNIDQLDGLVKSARNAGLTGINTYFNPLKKIYETMKFYELSSLKQIDEELLSEILASTTGGLSDASKKNYRISVINFFAFLDKQNEEDGKAHVFDINLKNWGGVSGNKGQKLPEFMGEDEVKKFLDAIEESDFKQNSNRNKLIIKTIIFTGIRVSEALNLKRKDITEDGDLFIIRIRGKGNKYRIVMIKRHLIEAHLNAIAINYINKEGYLFINKKGTRLTQAYVSRIVEQILFKAGIRKEKNGAHMLRHTFATMLYKKQKDLVLVQEALGHASLNTSRIYTHFDSDKLKLAAKVAEDLAN
- a CDS encoding molybdopterin-dependent oxidoreductase codes for the protein MQRREFLKRSAVLSTVTASAVLADGEKDDYKPQSNSLEPEFNVKDGKISLNKGHSVVFSMCHGCTTKCGIRLHVDEKNDKVVRCSGNPYHPLANLHWANFDTSINDALLATTASGEDEKRATVCARGAILPEMIDSPARILTPLKRVGKRGEGKWKSISFEQLVEEVVEGGDLFGEGHVDGLRAIYSDELIDSENPEYGTKRNQFLSFYLYDGRSDIVDRFVKKSFGTINHYSHGGICGGGFRVGGKIAHNAKGFAHTKPDYENSKFIIYWGTSPSNASNPFQKQAKMLSYTRGTRDDFSYAVVDPSVTNTVKYASSDKGRWIAIKPGTDSALAMAMIRWIIENEKYATNYLIQPNLDQAKLAGEIHWCNATHLVITEKGHKDYGKFALINNEWQVCSQDGKIQSYKVNEPAKLYYKGKILIDGKKVEVKSSMQLLKESAYKHSLEEYSKICGVSVDDILWLCENFTKNGRQVSTNVHGGMMHTQAGMTTYAILCLNTLMGTYGYKGGNVNASAGTHEFLKGRYNLESFEGAYKPNGLNLSRSGKYYETSSEFKRKVAAGGSGYPSTQPWYPISMPLVNETLTSHKAGYPYKVKVFINYMTNVLYGQAGLERAVLDVLKDSKNLPLFVGIDAFMNETNAYADYIVPDGVNLENWALPNSLWGTIAKTSVVRYPAVSSKQAKDKNGGVIDVEAFYIAVAKRLGLKGFGKNAFKDKDGNFMDLDVKEQYYAAALANLAFDGEGVKDISDEDKKLSKISRVMTKLDPYLKDEEKPKVAHILAKGGRYDSYESAYNGDKATVKVPAPTPASIYYEPLGGHRHSITGEFMPGVPSLMLPVASDGTPLEKFFPRSEWKYTVSSRKSNIQHFYTFVSPRLRSVHPKNFIRISTDVASEQGIRSGDKVKVTTPYGAQVGEAFVTDGVASGVISIEHGFGHDEFGIRTHIVDGKPAFGIANLEKGVNHNKLGLLDPKRNGEFSLNDWLVGTCARQALPAKIRKIG